The proteins below come from a single Mus musculus strain C57BL/6J chromosome 5, GRCm38.p6 C57BL/6J genomic window:
- the N4bp2l1 gene encoding NEDD4-binding protein 2-like 1 yields MEDSFLESFGRLSLQQRQQQPPPRPPPARGPPPRRHSFRKHLYLLRGLPGSGKTTLARQLQHDYPRALIFSTDDFFFKEDGTYEFNPNLLEEAHEWNQRRARKAMRNGISPIIIDNTNLHAWEMKPYAVMALENNYEVIFREPDTRWKFNVQELARRNIHGVPKEKIQRMKERYEHNVTFHSVLHAEKPSRANRNQGRNSEPSSGSGYWNTYTELPNRRANGLYSNEGYRRGGHHQGY; encoded by the exons ATGGAGGACAGTTTTCTGGAATCGTTCGGGAGGCTGAGCCTCCAACAGCGGCAGCAGCAGCCGCCTCCTCGGCCGCCGCCCGCTCGGGGGCCACCTCCGCGCCGCCACAGCTTTAGGAAACACCTCTACCTCCTGCGCGGCCTCCCGGGCTCGGGAAAAACCACGCTGGCCAG ACAGCTGCAGCACGACTACCCCAGAGCCCTGATTTTCAGCACCGATGACTTTTTCTTCAAGGAAGATGGCACCTATGAGTTCAACCCCAACCTCTTGGAGGAAGCTCATGAGTGGAACCAGAGAAGAG CAAGGAAAGCAATGAGGAATGGCATATCCCCCATTATTATTGATAACACCAACCTGCACGCCTGGGAAATGAAGCCCTATGCAGTCATG GCTCTTGAGAATAACTATGAAGTTATATTCCGGGAACCCGACACTCGCTGGAAATTCAACGTTCAAGAGTTAGCAAG AAGAAACATCCATGGGGtcccaaaagaaaaaatacaacgAATGAAAGAACGGTATGAACACAATGTTACCTTTCACAGTGTCCTTCATGCAGAAAAGCCGAGCAGAGCGAACAGAAACCAGGGCAGGAACAGCGAACCGTCCAGTGGCTCCGGCTACTGGAACACCTACACAGAGCTCCCCAACCGGAGAGCTAATGGCCTCTACTCCAACGAGGGCTACAGAAGGGGTGGCCACCACCAAGGATATTAA